The following coding sequences are from one Halorubrum sp. BOL3-1 window:
- a CDS encoding lycopene cyclase domain-containing protein: MLPTLTYLQFHLVFSLPVLGLLWYLAPRYDAMRQRRATVGIAILVAIAYFYTTPWISYMIRRGAWSYADGAVFVRALSIPLGEYLFFTVQTVITGFALYLIGFDPTFREDDFDRKPRVAGALAGITMLVGGLWLVTLGPSYLYLGGLIGWVGPVVALQWAVGGGYLVRTPRVWLAATLTPAAYFWVADRIAIAMGTWRLSAEFTTGVAVFGLPVEEMLFFAAAGVMTVNGLVLFEWVLDWNDRRGSVAESVRSEGSERDVPGPEPPADPDPDAVDD; this comes from the coding sequence ATGCTGCCGACGCTGACGTACCTCCAGTTCCATCTCGTATTCAGTCTCCCGGTGCTCGGACTGCTGTGGTACCTCGCACCGCGGTACGACGCGATGCGACAGCGACGCGCGACGGTCGGGATCGCGATCCTCGTCGCCATCGCGTATTTCTACACGACGCCGTGGATCAGCTACATGATCCGGCGGGGAGCGTGGTCGTACGCCGACGGGGCGGTGTTCGTCCGGGCGCTGTCGATCCCCCTCGGTGAGTACCTCTTCTTCACCGTTCAGACCGTCATCACCGGGTTCGCGCTCTACCTGATCGGGTTCGACCCGACGTTCCGCGAGGACGACTTCGACCGGAAACCGCGGGTCGCCGGGGCCCTCGCGGGGATTACGATGCTCGTCGGGGGGCTCTGGCTCGTCACGCTCGGCCCCTCGTACCTCTACCTCGGCGGACTGATCGGGTGGGTGGGTCCCGTCGTCGCGCTCCAGTGGGCGGTCGGCGGCGGCTACCTCGTCCGAACGCCGCGGGTCTGGCTCGCGGCGACGCTGACCCCGGCCGCGTACTTCTGGGTCGCGGACCGGATCGCGATCGCGATGGGGACGTGGCGCCTCTCCGCCGAGTTCACGACCGGAGTCGCGGTGTTCGGACTCCCCGTCGAGGAGATGCTGTTCTTCGCCGCGGCCGGCGTGATGACCGTCAACGGCCTCGTGCTGTTCGAGTGGGTGCTCGACTGGAACGACCGCCGGGGGAGCGTCGCGGAGTCGGTCCGGTCGGAGGGAAGCGAGCGCGACGTTCCCGGCCCGGAACCGCCCGCCGACCCCGATCCCGACGCGGTCGATGACTGA
- a CDS encoding Brp/Blh family beta-carotene 15,15'-dioxygenase translates to MTETSPASTGATESRSEGRERDSEVPPSDVPAGSESASERVDRWFARRPALALAALLPIGAVTPLFPVELGVATFALGTLVVGMAHGAVDHLVPLRAAPDVSLRRSLAVVSVVYAVLGGAVVAAFFAAPGAAFVGFVALTWLHWGQGDVATLAVAGVDHLPTSAERWLALVVRGGLPMGVPLLAHPEEYRLVAEWVVGLFLVDSSAAASAVDPLFTPAVRVAVGVGMAAATLASVGLGYRRVRIGRSETGERNESGGRSGWDGLDPAGWRRDLGELSVLWAWFLLAAPVFAIGVYFALWHALRHVGRLVLVDPEAASAASAGDAVGALARFGRDAAPLTIGGFLVVGAVAASVPAGVAAPGDLLAVSLVAIAALTLPHVVVVAWLDRRQGIWRPGVGR, encoded by the coding sequence ATGACTGAGACGTCGCCGGCGTCGACGGGAGCGACCGAGTCCCGTTCCGAGGGCCGCGAACGCGACTCCGAGGTACCGCCCTCGGACGTGCCGGCCGGCTCCGAGTCCGCGAGCGAACGGGTCGACCGGTGGTTCGCGCGCCGCCCGGCGCTGGCGCTCGCCGCGCTGCTGCCGATCGGCGCCGTGACCCCCCTGTTTCCGGTCGAACTCGGCGTCGCGACGTTCGCGCTCGGCACCCTCGTCGTCGGGATGGCGCACGGCGCGGTCGACCACCTCGTTCCGCTTCGTGCGGCGCCGGACGTATCGCTCCGGCGGTCGCTCGCGGTCGTCTCGGTAGTCTACGCGGTCCTCGGCGGGGCCGTCGTCGCCGCGTTCTTCGCCGCACCCGGCGCGGCGTTCGTCGGGTTCGTCGCGCTCACGTGGCTCCACTGGGGGCAGGGCGACGTGGCGACGCTCGCGGTCGCGGGCGTCGACCACCTGCCGACCTCGGCGGAGCGGTGGCTGGCGCTCGTCGTCCGCGGCGGCCTGCCGATGGGGGTCCCGCTCCTCGCGCACCCCGAGGAGTACCGGCTGGTCGCGGAGTGGGTCGTCGGGCTGTTCCTCGTCGACTCGAGCGCGGCCGCGAGCGCGGTCGACCCGCTGTTCACGCCCGCGGTCCGGGTCGCGGTCGGCGTCGGGATGGCGGCCGCGACGCTGGCGTCGGTCGGACTCGGCTACCGTCGGGTCCGAATCGGGCGGAGCGAGACCGGCGAGCGGAACGAGTCGGGCGGGCGGAGCGGGTGGGACGGCCTCGACCCGGCCGGCTGGCGCCGCGACCTCGGAGAGCTGTCGGTCCTGTGGGCGTGGTTCCTCCTCGCGGCGCCGGTGTTCGCGATCGGGGTGTACTTCGCGCTGTGGCACGCGCTCCGGCACGTCGGGCGGCTCGTCCTCGTCGACCCCGAGGCCGCGAGCGCCGCGTCGGCCGGCGACGCCGTCGGGGCGCTCGCGCGCTTCGGCCGGGACGCGGCGCCGCTCACGATCGGCGGGTTCCTCGTGGTCGGCGCGGTCGCCGCGAGCGTGCCCGCGGGCGTGGCGGCACCGGGCGACCTGCTGGCGGTGTCGCTGGTCGCCATCGCCGCGTTGACGCTCCCGCACGTCGTCGTCGTCGCGTGGCTCGACCGGCGGCAGGGGATCTGGCGCCCGGGCGTCGGTCGGTAG
- a CDS encoding GNAT family N-acetyltransferase — MDEIAIRDPRPSDAEPLEELITSHFSEGNSYGVDLGLDDTTYHVLVAVETETGGSDSGGAVLGVMALRELSEPGAVADEMYFFDDPDLLPAAGLYGHLEMGYVRGGATGRGIGSRLLERLHALGAERGVGLFVADSWYHGGDDSPERLFDGYGYETVHRDPIDRSAAECPKCEGECVCEAALGVRRVEGVAE; from the coding sequence ATGGACGAGATCGCGATCCGCGACCCGCGGCCGAGCGACGCCGAGCCGCTGGAGGAACTCATCACCTCGCACTTCAGCGAGGGGAACTCCTACGGCGTCGACCTCGGACTCGACGACACGACGTATCACGTGCTGGTCGCGGTCGAGACCGAGACGGGCGGTTCCGACTCGGGAGGTGCGGTCCTCGGCGTTATGGCGCTCCGCGAGCTCTCGGAGCCGGGCGCCGTCGCCGACGAGATGTACTTCTTCGACGATCCGGACCTCCTCCCGGCCGCGGGGCTGTACGGCCACCTGGAGATGGGGTACGTCCGCGGCGGCGCGACCGGACGGGGAATCGGGAGCCGGCTGCTCGAACGGCTCCACGCGCTCGGCGCCGAGCGCGGAGTCGGCCTGTTCGTCGCGGACTCGTGGTATCACGGCGGCGACGACTCGCCGGAGCGGCTGTTCGACGGGTACGGCTACGAGACGGTCCACCGCGACCCGATCGACCGGTCCGCCGCGGAGTGTCCGAAGTGTGAGGGCGAGTGCGTCTGTGAGGCCGCGCTCGGGGTGCGGCGGGTCGAGGGGGTAGCGGAGTGA